CCGTAGCTGCCCCGGTTGCTGCTGCCAAGCCGCAAGCCCAACCGGTGGCCAAACCGGCTCCGGCTCCGGCGCCTGCCGCTGCCGGCAAGCCTGCCGCCCCGGCGCGCACGCCAGCCCCGGCTGCGGAAAAGCACCCGGCCAGCGAAGCGGAAACCACCGTGCGGGTCGACACCGCGCGGCTGGACGAGATCATGAACATGGTCGGCGAACTGGTGCTGGTGCGTAACCGCCTGGTGCGTCTGGGCCTGAACAGCGGTGACGAGGCCATGTCCAAGGCCGTGTCCAACCTCGACGTGGTCACCGCCGACCTGCAGACCGCGGTGATGAAAACCCGCATGCAGCCGATCAAGAAAGTGTTCGGCCGCTTCCCGCGCCTGGTTCGCGACCTGGCTCGCCAGCTCAAGAAAGAGATCAACCTGGAGCTGGTGGGCGAAGAAACCGACCTGGACAAAAACCTGGTCGAGGCCCTGGCCGATCCGCTGGTGCACTTGGTGCGTAACGCGGTCGACCATGGCGTCGAAATGCCCGAAGAGCGTGAGGCGTCGGGCAAGGCCCGTACCGGGCGGGTGGTGCTGTCGGCCGAACAGGAAGGCGACCACATCCTGCTGTCGATCTCTGACGACGGCAAGGGCATGGACCCGAACATCCTGCGTGCCAAGGCCGTTGAAAAGGGCCTGATGGACAAAGATGCCGCCGAGCGCCTGAGCGAGTCGGACTGCTACAACCTGATCTTCGCCCCGGGCTTCTCGACCAAGACCGAAATCTCTGACGTGTCCGGCCGTGGCGTGGGCATGGACGTGGTGAAGACCAAGATTTCCCAGCTCAACGGCTCGATCAACATCTTCTCGGCCAAGGGCCAGGGCTCGAAGATCGTCATCAAGGTGCCGCTGACCCTGGCGATCATGCCAACCCTGATGGTGATGCTGGGCAACCAGGCGTTCGCCTTCCCGCTGGTCAACGTCAACGAGATCTTCCACCTGGACCTGTCGCGCACCAACGTGGTCGACGGCCAGGAAGTAGTGATCGTGCGCGACAAGGCACTGCCGCTGTTCTACCTCAAGCGCTGGCTGGTTCAGGGCCAGGTGCACGAGGAGCAGCGCGAGGGCCATGTGGTGATTCTGTCGGTCGGCACCCAGCGCATCGGCTTTGTGGTTGACCAACTGGTTGGCCAGGAAGAGGTGGTGATCAAGCCGCTGGGCAAGATGCTGCAGGGCACGCCAGGCATGTCGGGAGCCACCATCACAGGCGACGGTCGCATTGCGCTGATTCTCGACGTTCCGAGCATGCTCAAGCGTTACGCGGCACGGCGTATCTGATTTTCGGCGGCGCACCCTGGCGGGTTGCGCCGCCTAATGGAGTGTTTATGGCAGTCAAGGTCCTGGTGGTGGATGATTCCGGTTTCTTCCGCCGCCGCGTCTCGGAAATCCTCTCGGCAGACCCGACCATTCAGGTGGTGGGTACCGCGACCAATGGCAGGGAAGCAATCGACCAGGCGCTGGCGCTCAAACCCGATGTCATCACCATGGACTACGAAATGCCCATGATGGACGGCATCACGGCGGTGCGGCACATCATGCAGCGCTGCCCGACGCCGGTGTTGATGTTTTCGTCGCTGACCCACGAGGGCGCCCGCGTCACCCTCGACGCGCTGGATGCCGGGGCAGTGGACTACCTGCCGAAAAACTTCGAAGACATTTCGCGAAACCCCGACAAGGTGCGCCAGTTGCTGTGCGAGAAGGTGCACACCATTTCGCGCAGCAACCGCCGCCTTGGCAGCTACGCCAACCCGGCGCCAGCCGCCGCACCGGCACCGGCCAGCCATGCGCCCGCCAGCAGCTTTGCCAGCCCGGCACCGGCGCGTACGCCAGTGCCAAGCCGTGCAGCCGCGCCAGCACCTGCGCCTTCGCACTCGCCGGCCCCCAAACGCAAGCCTTACAAACTGGTGGCCATCGGCACGTCCACCGGCGGCCCGGTGGCCTTGCAGCGGGTGTTGACCCAGCTGCCGGCCAGCTTCCCGGCGCCGATCGTGCTGATCCAGCACATGCCGGCGGCGTTCACCAAAGCCTTTGCCGAACGCCTCGACAAGCTGTGCAAGATCAGCGTGAAGGAAGCCGAGGATGGCGACGTGCTGCGCCCAGGCCTGGCGTTGCTGGCGCCTGGCGGCAAACAGATGATGGTCGACGGCCGTGGCACGGTGAAAATCCTGCCGGGTGACGAACGCCTGAACTACAAGCCCTGCGTGGACATCACCTTCGGTTCGGCCGCCAAGTCATACGGCGACAAAGTGCTTTCGGTGGTGCTGACCGGCATGGGCGCCGACGGCCGTGAAGGTGCGCGCCTGCTCAAGCAGGGCGGTAGCACCGTATGGGCTCAGGACGAAGCCAGTTGCGTGATTTATGGCATGCCAATGGCCATCGTCAAAGCCAACCTGGCCGATGCCGTATACAGCCTGGATGAAATCGGTAAACACCTGGTGGAGGCCTGCGTCTGACATGGATGTGCTAAGCCTGATTGGCCTGATCCTGGCCTTCGTCGCCATCGTTGGCGGCAACTTCCTCGAAGGCGGCCACGTGGGTGCGCTGCTCAACGGCCCCGCCGCGCTGATCGTGCTGGGCGGCACCCTGGCGGCGGCGCTGTTGCAGTCGCCGCTGTCGTCGTTCAAGCGCGCCCTGCAGATTTTGCGCTGGATCATCTTCCCCCCGCGGGTCGACCTGGCCGGCGGCATCGACCGGGTAGTCAACTGGAGCCTGGTGGCGCGCAAGGAAGGTCTGCTGGGCCTGGAAGGCGTTGCCGATGCCGAGCCCGACCCCTACGCGCGCAAGGGCCTGCAACTGCTGGTGGACGGTGCTGAACCCGAGTCGATCCGCAGCATTCTTGAAGTGGACTTCCTGACCCAGGAAAGCCGCGACATCCAGGCCGCCAAGGTGTTCGAGAGCATGGGCGGCTATGCGCCGACCATCGGCATCATCGGTGCGGTAATGGGCCTGATTCATGTGATGGGCAACCTGGCCGACCCCTCGCAACTGGGTAACGGCATTGCCGTGGCCTTTGTTGCCACCATCTATGGCGTGGCCAGTGCCAACCTGATCCTGCTGCCGGTGGCCAGCAAACTCAAGGCCATTGTCATGCGCCAGTCGCGCTACCGCGAAATGCTGCTTGAAGGCCTGTTGTCGATTGCCGAAGGTGAAAACCCACGCTCGATCGAGCTGAAGCTGCAAGGCTTCATGGAGTAAGCCATGCGTCGCCGTCGCCATACCGAAGAACATGAAAACCACGAACGCTGGCTGGTGTCGTACGCCGACTTCATCACCTTGCTGTTCGCCTTTTTCGTGGTCATGTATTCGATATCCTCGATCAACGAGGGTAAGTACAAGGTCATTTCCCAGGCGCTGCTCGGGGTGTTCAACGACCCGGAACGCAGCATGAAGCCGATCCCCATCGGTGACGAGCAGCCGCTGAGCGTGAAGCCGGCCGAGCCACTGATCAAGGACAGCGAGCAGACCGATGCCGGGTTGGCCCAGACGAACGTAGACCCGCTCAAGACCATCAGCGACGACGTGCGCGACGCCTTTGGCGATCTGATCAAGTCTGACCAGATGACCGTGCGCGGCAACGAGCTGTGGGTGGAGATCGAGCTCAATTCGTCGCTGCTGTTCGGCAGTGGCGATGCCATGCCTAGCGACCAGGCGTTCGACATCATCGCCAAGGTGGCGAACATCCTCAAACCGTTCGCCAACCCGGTGCACGTGGAAGGCTTTACCGACAACCTGCCGATTCGCACCGCGCAGTACCCGACCAACTGGGAACTGTCGTCGGCCCGGGCAGCGAGCATCGTGCGCCTGCTGGCGATGGAAGGGGTAAACCCTAGCCGCATGGCATCGGTCGGCTATGGCGAGTACCAGCCCGTGGCCAGCAACGACACCGCCGAGGGCCGCGCGCGCAATCGCCGCGTGGTGCTGGTGATTTCCCGTAACCTTGAGGTACGCCGCAGCCTGACCGGTACCGGCAGCGCCAATGCCACGCCGGACGCCGCCTTGCGCCGCGCTGGCACACAAAGTGCACCGCCACCTGGGGGGCAATAGTCGTCAATTCTCCGCCACACACACGGTCGATGTAGGAGCGGCTTTAGCCGCGAACACCGGCAAAGCCGGTGCCATCCAGCGGTTTGCACCCATAACGAGTCAAGAGTTGTCCTATGAGAGTCTGGGCAGTAGCCAATCAAAAAGGCGGGGTCGGCAAGACCACCACCACCATCGCTCTGGCCGGCCTGCTGGCCGAGGCCGGCAAGCGCGTGGTCGTCGTAGACCTCGACCCGCATGGCTCGATGACCAGTTACTTCGGGCACAACCCCGACGCCCTGGAGCACAGCTGCTACGACCTGTTCCTGCACAAGGGCCAGGTGCCCGATGGCTTGCCCGGGCAATTGCTGCTGCCCACCAGTGACGAGCGCATTTCGCTTTTGCCATCCAGCACCGCGCTGGCCGTGCTGGAACGCCAGTCGCCGGGCCAGAGTGGTTTGGGTTTGGTGATCGCCAAGAGCCTGGCGCAGCTGTGGCAGGACTTCGATTTCGCCCTGATCGACAGCCCGCCGCTGCTGGGCGTGCTGATGGTCAACGCCCTGGCCGCCAGCCAGCAGCTGGTGGTGCCGGTGCAAACCGAATTCCTCGCGGTCAAGGGCCTGGAGCGCATGATCGGCACGTTGGCCATGGTCAACCGTTCGCGCAAGCAGGCGTTGCCGTACCAGATCGTGCCCACGTTGTTCGACCGCCGCACCCAGGCATCACTGGGCACGCTCAAGGTGCTGCGCGATACCTATGACCAGCAGGTGTGGCAGGGCTACATCCCGGTCGACACGCGCCTGCGCGATGCCAGCCGCAATGGTGTCACGCCCTCGCAATTCGATGGCAAGAGCCGGGGCGTGATTGCCTACCGTGCGCTGCTCAAGCACCTGCTCACTTACAAAAGCGCCGTGAAGGTGGCCTCATGAACCGGCCTGTCGGTACCCGGCCACAACTGGCCCTGCAATCTTACCTGGACGGCCTGCTGCAAGAGGCCACCGAAGCCGAGGACATCCTCGACCTGCCGGCGCCAGGCGACGACTTTGCCGCCGCCGTGCGCGAAGAGCAGGCCCGCGACGCCCTGCAACCGGCGCCCGTTGTCACCCCCAAGGCCAAGCCGTTCGCAGAGCCACAGCTCAAAGTGCTGCCGACCGTGCTGCCGGTCGAAAAACCGGTAGTGGTTGTAGTCGAAGCCGAGGTGGTGGCCGAAGCCAGTATTCCAGTGCTCACCGAAGTACAGGCGCCAGAGTTGGTCACGCCCGTGGTCGACGTGCACCTGCCGGCACCGAGCGCGCCCACGCCACCGGCCACGGTCGACGGCCGCCCGGACTGGGCTGCCGAGCCGTTCGAGTGCCTGTTGTTCGACGTCGCCGGGCTGACCCTGGCGGTGCCGCTGGTGTGCCTGGGCTCCATCTACAGCCTCGAAGGCCAGGAACTTACGCCGCTGTTCGGCCAGCCGGACTGGTTCCTCGGCATCCTGACCTGCCAGGCCGGTAACCTGAAAGTGCTGGACACCGCGCGTTGGGTGATGCCCGACCGCTACCGGGACGATTTCCGCCAGGGCCTGCAGTACGTGATTTCCGTTCACGGCTACGAGTGGGGCTTGGCGGTGCATCAGGTCAGCCGTTCGCTGCGCCTGGAGCCGTCCGAAATCAAATGGCGCACCCAGCGCGGCCAGCGGCCGTGGCTGGCCGGGACCGTGATCGAACACATGTGTGCGCTGCTGGATGTTGCCGCGCTGGCCGAACTGATCGCCAGCGGTGCCATCAAGCAGCTGCACGCCCAACACAAATGACAGAACACACCGCCGTTGGCGGATTTAGAGGGCTAGGGGAATGAAGAAGTCGTCTGCACAAGGTTCCGAAGATCCGATCCTGCAATGGGTCACCTTCCGTCTGGACAACGAGTCCTACGGCATCAACGTGATGCAGGTGCAGGAAGTGCTGCGCTACACCGAGATCGCGCCGGTACCGGGTGCACCGAGCTACGTGCTGGGCATCATCAACCTGCGCGGCAACGTGGTGACGGTGATCGACACCCGCCAGCGCTTTGGCCTGATGCCTTCGGATGTGACCGACAATACCCGTATCGTCATCATCGAGGCCGACAAGCAAGTGGTCGGCATCCTGGTCGACAGCGTGGCCGAGGTGGTTTACCTGCGCCAGTCGGAGATCGAAACCGCGCCGAACGTGGGCAACGAAGAGTCCGCCAAGTTCATCCAGGGCGTGTGCAACAAGAACGGTGAGCTGCTGATCCTGGTCGAGCTGGACAAGATGATGACCGAGGAAGAGTGGTCCGAGCTGGAGAACATTTGAGTTGATTTTCGAGGTTGCTGTCATCTTCCTGGCGTTGCTGTGGGCGTTGAGCCTGTGGTTCTTCCTCAACTACAGCAAGCGCCAGCGCGAACTGGCTGCCCAGCAGGCGATCGGTGATGCGCTGCGTGACCAGCGTATCAAGGACCTCGCCAAAACGCTGGATGATTACCAGAATGGCACCGTGCGCATGGGCGACGCCATCCACGAGCTGCGCGCGGCGGTGGCCACACTGCCCGACCGGCTGGAGCGGCTGGAGCAACGCGACCCCAGCAACGTCACCTTCACCCAGGCCGCCCGGCTGGTGGGGATGGGCGCGAGCGTGGCGGAACTGACCGAAACCTGCGGCCTGACCCAGGCCGAAGCCGAGTTGATGAGCAAGCTGCACCGCAGCGAGTAAGGCAAGAAGGGCGACCCTGGGGTCGCCCTTGTACTGTCAGGGCTTTGCCCACGAGTGGAAATTGCCCACGTCAGCAACTTTGGTGAGCGCCAGCTCGCTGGCGATCACCTGGTTGGCAATCTGCCCCAGGCCATCAATCAGAAACATCGGGTTGTTCTGCGGCAGCGATTGCAAATTGATCAATTGGCGCAAGGTGCGCAGCCGCGGCAGGTGCTGATCAATGACATCATTGAGCATGCGGGGGCCGGTCAGGTGGCTCAACTGGCGGGAGTACTCGCTGAAACCATCGCTCTCGGACAGCGGCCTGCTTTGGTAAAACGCCGCATCTGCCTGGAAGCGCTCATGCAGAGTGTCCGCGATTTGCCGCAGGGTCGGGTTGCCAGCATGGCTGCCGATCATGTTGCTGTTGAACTGGCAATGCATGTTCATGTCTTCCTGGTTGACCGGTACGCCCAGCAGCAAGCCATCGGGTGTCGTCGACAGTTCCAGGGTATCGATGGCGGCGCGTTTGAGGTCGTGCGGGGCATTGGGGTCGGCGAGCAACGTGTCGTCGATATCCAGGTAAATACCGCCTTCGGCTTCGAGCAGCGGATAGCGCAGAATGTCGGACGCCGAAGCGAAGTTGGCGCCTGCGCCTGCTGTGGCCTGTTGGTATTGTTCGAACAGGCGACTCTCGCTGAACTGCTGATAGACCGGCTGATCCTCCAGCGGCAGTACCCGTAGACGCGGGGCCTGTTCGTGCAGCAGCCTGAGGTTTTCATCGAATGCCGCCGGGTTGTTTTTTGACAGGTACAAGCGGAACGTATATTGGCTGGATGCCAGCCGTTCGCTGTTGCCGGCAAGTGTGGCAAGCAGTTCCGAAGGAATGACCCGGTCACCCACCCAGAGGCTGAAAATCTGCTTTGGAATCGGTTGGCGAACCAGGCCTTCGAAGCTGGACAGATCGACGGGCAGCTGAATATCCACGCCCATTGCCCGCAGACTGCTCATGCGCATTTCGTGGGTAACCGGCCGGGCCGCGACATCGATCGGGTTCAGCCCTCGGCTCTGCCCTGTGGCTTGATAGTAAGTCGGCATCACCTCGTTCACATCGTAATCACGGATGAAGGCGTCGTGTTCGGCGTCGTACAGTACCGATGCATTGTAGCCACCAATGACCGATTGCAGCTGTTCCGGCCCATCGGCGGAAACGGGTATGCGGGCCACCCGCGCGGCGATTTCCGGGTCACCCGAGGGCAGTGGCGGCACTGTGTCACCGAATAAACTGGCCGTGGTGTCCAGTGGCAGGCGGGGAGGGTCGACGGGGCTCAACGGGTAGCCCAGTTGATCGTTAAGGCGCACGGGTGCTACGAAGCGTTTGCTTCTGGGCGGGAACAGCACACGTGCTTCGTCCAGGGCCTGCATGGCCAACGGCGCCGCGTTCAGCAGGCCGAACGCGATGTCGTCCACGCCGCCCGCTTTATCTTCCAGGGTCTTGCCGTTGATGGCCCGGTCTATTCCCAAACCAAACTGAGCGATGCCGCCAAGCGCCAGCAGTGGTGCGAGTGCCGGCACCACCAGCGCAAAAGGTGCCAGCAGGTTGAGCGTGGTGACCAGGTAGCCACGCCAGCGGGCTTTGGTCACGTCCTGATTGCTGGTGATGATGAAGTCTGCGTCGGCGTAGCTGCGTTCGCGTTGGCGTTCGGTCAGGGCGGCAAACAGGTCGCCCCGCAGTTGGGGGCTGTACTTGCTCGCCTTGTAATTGACGTAATCGTTCGGTGCCCAGCGGCCATCGGTGGTGAAACCGGGGCGGTTGGGCGACCGGTAGTGGATGCCCGGGTAAGCGGCCAAACCTGCCAGCGCGGTGTCCAGGCCGCTGAAATCCAGGCCGTCAGGCGTATCGGCCTGCCTGAAGTACTGGCGCAGTCGCTGGCGCTTGTCGGCATCGCGGCACTGCAGGGCGAACCAGTCCTTCATCGCGCTCATGCTGCCGAACTCATGGAAGGGCGAG
The genomic region above belongs to Pseudomonas sp. PSKL.D1 and contains:
- a CDS encoding chemotaxis protein CheA; amino-acid sequence: MSFGADEEILQDFLVEAGEILEQLSEQLVELESRPDDADLLNAIFRGFHTVKGGAGFLQLNELVECCHIAENVFDILRKGERRVDAELMDVVLEALDTVNSMFGQVRERSDVTPATPELLAALSRLAEPASADAPAPVVEAAAVEQAPAAEADITDTEFEQLLDSLDAVKAEAEAAAQQMQGETLSGAGDDITDAEFESLLDQLHGKGQFSPEVAAAEPVVAASAPVSDEITDEEFESLLDQLHGKGTFQADALPAVAAPAPSAAPAATSDEISEHEFEALLDQLHGKGKFSGDAVTAEAPAAVAAPVAAAKPQAQPVAKPAPAPAPAAAGKPAAPARTPAPAAEKHPASEAETTVRVDTARLDEIMNMVGELVLVRNRLVRLGLNSGDEAMSKAVSNLDVVTADLQTAVMKTRMQPIKKVFGRFPRLVRDLARQLKKEINLELVGEETDLDKNLVEALADPLVHLVRNAVDHGVEMPEEREASGKARTGRVVLSAEQEGDHILLSISDDGKGMDPNILRAKAVEKGLMDKDAAERLSESDCYNLIFAPGFSTKTEISDVSGRGVGMDVVKTKISQLNGSINIFSAKGQGSKIVIKVPLTLAIMPTLMVMLGNQAFAFPLVNVNEIFHLDLSRTNVVDGQEVVIVRDKALPLFYLKRWLVQGQVHEEQREGHVVILSVGTQRIGFVVDQLVGQEEVVIKPLGKMLQGTPGMSGATITGDGRIALILDVPSMLKRYAARRI
- a CDS encoding protein-glutamate methylesterase/protein-glutamine glutaminase codes for the protein MAVKVLVVDDSGFFRRRVSEILSADPTIQVVGTATNGREAIDQALALKPDVITMDYEMPMMDGITAVRHIMQRCPTPVLMFSSLTHEGARVTLDALDAGAVDYLPKNFEDISRNPDKVRQLLCEKVHTISRSNRRLGSYANPAPAAAPAPASHAPASSFASPAPARTPVPSRAAAPAPAPSHSPAPKRKPYKLVAIGTSTGGPVALQRVLTQLPASFPAPIVLIQHMPAAFTKAFAERLDKLCKISVKEAEDGDVLRPGLALLAPGGKQMMVDGRGTVKILPGDERLNYKPCVDITFGSAAKSYGDKVLSVVLTGMGADGREGARLLKQGGSTVWAQDEASCVIYGMPMAIVKANLADAVYSLDEIGKHLVEACV
- a CDS encoding flagellar motor protein, with amino-acid sequence MDVLSLIGLILAFVAIVGGNFLEGGHVGALLNGPAALIVLGGTLAAALLQSPLSSFKRALQILRWIIFPPRVDLAGGIDRVVNWSLVARKEGLLGLEGVADAEPDPYARKGLQLLVDGAEPESIRSILEVDFLTQESRDIQAAKVFESMGGYAPTIGIIGAVMGLIHVMGNLADPSQLGNGIAVAFVATIYGVASANLILLPVASKLKAIVMRQSRYREMLLEGLLSIAEGENPRSIELKLQGFME
- the motD gene encoding flagellar motor protein MotD, whose amino-acid sequence is MRRRRHTEEHENHERWLVSYADFITLLFAFFVVMYSISSINEGKYKVISQALLGVFNDPERSMKPIPIGDEQPLSVKPAEPLIKDSEQTDAGLAQTNVDPLKTISDDVRDAFGDLIKSDQMTVRGNELWVEIELNSSLLFGSGDAMPSDQAFDIIAKVANILKPFANPVHVEGFTDNLPIRTAQYPTNWELSSARAASIVRLLAMEGVNPSRMASVGYGEYQPVASNDTAEGRARNRRVVLVISRNLEVRRSLTGTGSANATPDAALRRAGTQSAPPPGGQ
- a CDS encoding ParA family protein; this translates as MRVWAVANQKGGVGKTTTTIALAGLLAEAGKRVVVVDLDPHGSMTSYFGHNPDALEHSCYDLFLHKGQVPDGLPGQLLLPTSDERISLLPSSTALAVLERQSPGQSGLGLVIAKSLAQLWQDFDFALIDSPPLLGVLMVNALAASQQLVVPVQTEFLAVKGLERMIGTLAMVNRSRKQALPYQIVPTLFDRRTQASLGTLKVLRDTYDQQVWQGYIPVDTRLRDASRNGVTPSQFDGKSRGVIAYRALLKHLLTYKSAVKVAS
- a CDS encoding CheW domain-containing protein; protein product: MNRPVGTRPQLALQSYLDGLLQEATEAEDILDLPAPGDDFAAAVREEQARDALQPAPVVTPKAKPFAEPQLKVLPTVLPVEKPVVVVVEAEVVAEASIPVLTEVQAPELVTPVVDVHLPAPSAPTPPATVDGRPDWAAEPFECLLFDVAGLTLAVPLVCLGSIYSLEGQELTPLFGQPDWFLGILTCQAGNLKVLDTARWVMPDRYRDDFRQGLQYVISVHGYEWGLAVHQVSRSLRLEPSEIKWRTQRGQRPWLAGTVIEHMCALLDVAALAELIASGAIKQLHAQHK
- a CDS encoding chemotaxis protein CheW — encoded protein: MKKSSAQGSEDPILQWVTFRLDNESYGINVMQVQEVLRYTEIAPVPGAPSYVLGIINLRGNVVTVIDTRQRFGLMPSDVTDNTRIVIIEADKQVVGILVDSVAEVVYLRQSEIETAPNVGNEESAKFIQGVCNKNGELLILVELDKMMTEEEWSELENI
- a CDS encoding DUF2802 domain-containing protein, translated to MIFEVAVIFLALLWALSLWFFLNYSKRQRELAAQQAIGDALRDQRIKDLAKTLDDYQNGTVRMGDAIHELRAAVATLPDRLERLEQRDPSNVTFTQAARLVGMGASVAELTETCGLTQAEAELMSKLHRSE
- a CDS encoding dermonecrotic toxin domain-containing protein yields the protein MASLTVNNAGVQFIRSHLQNIPRPDNEASNAIGQWARQQGHPLDPTLTDVVTLHYRGNQAVIAQCLPLPQAVLSNWQGESSKDLIGQLFPGGWAGSLPDGPLHIVEHLPELGALDNSAPYAVFNGLFRRTDPPRYDSTTRLPVDVEAMQDFIWTLDFHARFVAMLDAYWQHATQSHRQSLKISFIAACNKQVQEGSLSDIGRQLAWQAAGLMPQAADFRIRPLNVYGYAATDLLCMADKAQRRVLLYLPGNASPFHEFGSMSAMKDWFALQCRDADKRQRLRQYFRQADTPDGLDFSGLDTALAGLAAYPGIHYRSPNRPGFTTDGRWAPNDYVNYKASKYSPQLRGDLFAALTERQRERSYADADFIITSNQDVTKARWRGYLVTTLNLLAPFALVVPALAPLLALGGIAQFGLGIDRAINGKTLEDKAGGVDDIAFGLLNAAPLAMQALDEARVLFPPRSKRFVAPVRLNDQLGYPLSPVDPPRLPLDTTASLFGDTVPPLPSGDPEIAARVARIPVSADGPEQLQSVIGGYNASVLYDAEHDAFIRDYDVNEVMPTYYQATGQSRGLNPIDVAARPVTHEMRMSSLRAMGVDIQLPVDLSSFEGLVRQPIPKQIFSLWVGDRVIPSELLATLAGNSERLASSQYTFRLYLSKNNPAAFDENLRLLHEQAPRLRVLPLEDQPVYQQFSESRLFEQYQQATAGAGANFASASDILRYPLLEAEGGIYLDIDDTLLADPNAPHDLKRAAIDTLELSTTPDGLLLGVPVNQEDMNMHCQFNSNMIGSHAGNPTLRQIADTLHERFQADAAFYQSRPLSESDGFSEYSRQLSHLTGPRMLNDVIDQHLPRLRTLRQLINLQSLPQNNPMFLIDGLGQIANQVIASELALTKVADVGNFHSWAKP